The Clostridium chauvoei genome has a window encoding:
- a CDS encoding ArpU family phage packaging/lysis transcriptional regulator: MGISREEYKILKSKAERELKNYPYYLISLETPGLGSATRWDLVYEKSNCPSSKVESEAIDNDYRRRVIHAIEYVIDRLDNSSKKIIETSYFREDITREEVQEELKIDRNRYYRLKKNSLEKFILALAYI; this comes from the coding sequence ATGGGAATATCAAGAGAAGAATATAAAATATTAAAGTCAAAAGCTGAAAGAGAATTAAAAAACTATCCATATTATTTAATATCATTAGAAACTCCAGGACTTGGATCTGCTACAAGGTGGGATCTTGTATATGAAAAAAGCAATTGTCCAAGTAGTAAGGTGGAAAGTGAAGCTATAGATAATGATTATAGAAGAAGAGTTATACATGCTATAGAGTATGTAATAGATAGGTTAGATAATAGTAGTAAAAAAATAATAGAAACTTCATATTTTAGGGAAGATATAACAAGGGAAGAAGTACAAGAAGAGTTAAAGATAGATAGAAATAGATACTATAGATTAAAGAAAAATTCATTAGAAAAGTTTATATTAGCACTAGCATATATATAA
- the dnaB gene encoding replicative DNA helicase, translating to MRSTPQNIQAEQVVLGCIINDKEKLQEVEDVLTVEDFYLDKHRVIYESIKILSHKEIDVDLITLLEELNSKGIIEKCGGVNYVTEISSAAIYNDNVFNYTQIVKDKADRRKLIKAGRELIEKSYEDNEIQEVVNGIEDKLYQAISKDSGNIISASDAVDEVLKQIEESYKNGGKITGKTTGFKELDTCLSGLQKGDFIVVAARPSMGKTAFALNIGQYASKEAKVGIFSLEMPRSQLMQRLISSRCLVEFQNIKTGKLNTEQFGKIAIAANEIAKRSIYIDDESISIADIKSQCRNLKKKKGLDVVIIDYLQLIESLDKNYSREQEIAKISRELKKMAKKLDITVIALSQLSRAPEQRADHRPMLSDLRESGSIEQDADVIMFLYRDEYYNKESEEKNIAEVIVGKNRNGEVKTIKLGWVGQYQRFAPLDIWRG from the coding sequence ATGAGAAGTACACCACAGAATATTCAAGCAGAGCAAGTAGTTCTTGGTTGCATAATAAATGACAAAGAGAAGTTGCAAGAGGTAGAAGATGTATTGACAGTAGAAGATTTTTATTTGGACAAGCATAGAGTCATATATGAATCTATTAAGATCTTATCACATAAGGAAATTGATGTTGACTTAATAACACTACTTGAAGAGTTAAACTCAAAAGGAATTATTGAGAAGTGTGGAGGAGTTAATTATGTAACAGAGATAAGTTCAGCAGCTATATACAATGACAATGTATTTAATTATACACAAATAGTTAAAGATAAAGCAGATAGAAGAAAACTTATAAAAGCAGGAAGAGAGCTAATAGAAAAAAGCTATGAAGATAATGAAATACAAGAAGTGGTTAACGGAATAGAAGATAAGTTATATCAGGCTATAAGCAAAGATTCAGGTAATATAATTTCAGCATCAGATGCGGTAGATGAAGTATTAAAGCAAATAGAAGAGAGTTATAAAAATGGTGGTAAAATAACTGGAAAAACTACAGGATTTAAAGAGTTAGATACTTGCTTATCAGGATTACAAAAAGGTGATTTTATAGTAGTAGCAGCAAGGCCTTCTATGGGAAAAACAGCATTTGCTTTAAATATTGGACAATATGCTTCAAAGGAAGCAAAGGTTGGAATATTTTCTCTTGAAATGCCAAGAAGTCAACTTATGCAAAGATTAATATCATCAAGGTGTTTAGTAGAATTCCAAAATATAAAGACAGGAAAATTAAATACAGAGCAATTTGGAAAGATAGCTATAGCTGCAAATGAAATAGCTAAGAGAAGTATTTATATAGATGATGAATCAATAAGTATTGCTGATATAAAGTCACAATGTAGAAACTTGAAGAAGAAAAAAGGTCTAGATGTTGTAATAATAGACTATCTTCAATTAATTGAATCACTTGATAAAAATTATTCTAGAGAGCAAGAGATAGCAAAAATATCTAGAGAGTTAAAGAAGATGGCTAAAAAATTAGATATAACAGTAATTGCATTATCACAATTATCAAGAGCACCAGAACAAAGGGCAGATCATAGACCTATGTTATCAGATTTGAGAGAATCAGGATCAATAGAGCAAGATGCTGATGTAATAATGTTTTTATATAGAGATGAATATTACAATAAAGAATCAGAAGAGAAGAATATAGCAGAAGTTATAGTTGGTAAAAATAGAAATGGAGAAGTCAAAACAATAAAACTTGGATGGGTTGGACAATATCAAAGATTTGCTCCATTAGATATATGGAGAGGATAG
- a CDS encoding recombinase family protein, translating into MGKIYGYARVSTRSQIDGNSLEQQENQLKDNGAIEVIKEQFTGTKIDRPLFQELLKKLEKGDTLMVCKLDRFARSTVEGITTVRSLIEKGIKVHILNMGLIEDTPTGRLIFSVMSAFAEFERDMIVQRTQEGKAIAKQKEGFKEGRPKKYTKKQLDYAVELLKTHSYSEVVEITDISKSTLIREVRKRKANA; encoded by the coding sequence ATGGGTAAAATATATGGATATGCAAGAGTTAGTACTAGAAGTCAAATAGATGGAAATAGTTTAGAGCAACAGGAAAATCAATTAAAAGATAATGGAGCAATTGAAGTTATAAAGGAACAATTTACAGGAACTAAAATTGATAGGCCATTATTCCAGGAGTTATTAAAGAAACTTGAAAAAGGTGATACTTTGATGGTTTGTAAACTTGATAGATTTGCAAGAAGTACAGTAGAAGGAATTACCACAGTAAGATCATTAATAGAAAAGGGAATAAAAGTCCACATATTAAATATGGGACTAATAGAAGATACTCCGACTGGTAGATTAATATTTAGTGTTATGAGTGCCTTTGCAGAGTTTGAAAGAGATATGATAGTTCAAAGAACACAAGAAGGAAAAGCTATTGCTAAACAAAAGGAAGGCTTTAAAGAAGGTAGACCTAAAAAATATACTAAGAAACAATTAGATTATGCAGTTGAATTATTAAAAACGCATAGTTATAGTGAAGTAGTTGAAATAACTGATATAAGTAAAAGTACTTTGATTAGAGAAGTTAGAAAGAGAAAAGCTAATGCATAA
- a CDS encoding minor capsid protein has protein sequence MKSSEYWEKRIANSTWKTYNNLEEKNRTLLEMYQEASLSISDELYRVAEKVKTSTPTLSDMHKYNRLIGLQKNIENIIRDLGDNVESFGKTNMIEGFKETYSNIMINMGLTQFDFVPKKVMEEMLRKPWLGSNFSERLWKNNQVLVSNLNDILTNGIIQGKTITEMAIQLNNRMNEGFNVSHRLVRTETMHYLNESTKKAYKDSGCQKVQLWAATDERTCHVCGMKHGNIYELRSCPTLPLHSNCRCTILPVIDEKSAKKDYDNAKEDINNEFNKRNNLDNGFNNKNRKLNISKASLKHSNEGDFTNPRNPKKVKPGEIKLKSGGHGEDNIKLLDKRQIEYNILKKYSNGVRCGNVPKHSDKKKRNDINQSWFPKEWKAKDIEKAGIYVVNLKDKSKYIIEKFEFNGITTAIYKYANYNDVTVVVCYNCNERKIKTIFPDNIQRLVEVKKND, from the coding sequence ATGAAAAGTAGTGAGTATTGGGAAAAAAGAATAGCTAATAGTACATGGAAAACTTATAATAATTTAGAAGAAAAGAATAGAACTTTACTTGAGATGTATCAGGAAGCTAGTTTAAGCATATCAGATGAATTATATAGAGTTGCAGAAAAAGTCAAAACAAGTACTCCTACCTTATCAGATATGCACAAATATAATAGATTAATTGGACTGCAAAAGAATATAGAAAATATTATACGAGACCTTGGAGACAATGTTGAAAGCTTTGGTAAAACTAATATGATTGAAGGGTTTAAAGAAACCTATTCTAATATAATGATAAATATGGGATTAACTCAATTTGATTTTGTTCCTAAAAAAGTAATGGAAGAAATGCTTAGAAAACCTTGGTTAGGAAGTAACTTTTCAGAAAGACTGTGGAAGAATAATCAGGTATTAGTATCTAATTTGAATGATATATTAACTAATGGGATTATACAGGGAAAGACTATTACAGAGATGGCAATACAACTAAATAATAGAATGAATGAAGGGTTTAATGTAAGTCATAGACTTGTAAGAACTGAAACAATGCATTATTTAAATGAAAGTACCAAGAAGGCATATAAAGATAGTGGTTGTCAGAAGGTTCAATTATGGGCTGCAACAGATGAAAGAACTTGTCATGTATGTGGAATGAAGCATGGAAATATATATGAGTTAAGATCATGTCCTACATTGCCATTACATTCAAACTGTAGATGTACTATATTGCCAGTTATAGATGAAAAGAGTGCTAAGAAAGATTATGATAATGCTAAAGAAGATATAAATAATGAGTTTAATAAAAGAAATAATTTAGATAATGGATTTAATAATAAAAATAGAAAGTTAAATATATCTAAAGCAAGTTTAAAGCATTCAAATGAAGGTGATTTTACTAATCCTAGAAATCCTAAGAAGGTTAAACCAGGAGAAATAAAGCTTAAAAGTGGAGGTCATGGAGAAGATAATATTAAGCTTTTAGATAAACGTCAAATAGAGTATAATATACTTAAGAAGTATTCTAATGGTGTAAGATGTGGAAATGTACCTAAGCATAGTGATAAGAAGAAAAGGAATGATATTAATCAAAGTTGGTTTCCTAAAGAATGGAAAGCAAAAGATATTGAGAAAGCTGGTATATATGTAGTTAATTTGAAAGACAAAAGTAAATATATAATAGAAAAATTTGAATTTAATGGTATTACTACTGCTATATATAAATATGCAAACTATAATGATGTTACTGTAGTAGTATGTTATAATTGTAATGAGAGAAAAATTAAAACTATCTTTCCAGATAATATTCAAAGATTAGTGGAGGTGAAGAAGAATGATTAA
- a CDS encoding helix-turn-helix domain-containing protein, giving the protein MITLADRLKELRKSNNLTQTELGKILGVGKTTISMYENGNSTPNDEIKLKISEYFNVSIDYLLGKTNIRNYVEITAEDKINKLIEESGINTIAAHFEGEEFTEDDLEDIENFINFVLAKKKKKK; this is encoded by the coding sequence ATGATTACACTAGCAGATAGATTAAAAGAACTTAGAAAATCTAATAATTTAACTCAAACTGAATTAGGAAAAATATTAGGTGTAGGGAAAACAACTATCTCTATGTATGAAAATGGAAATAGCACACCTAATGATGAAATAAAATTAAAAATATCTGAATATTTTAATGTTTCCATAGACTATCTCCTTGGAAAAACAAATATAAGAAATTACGTTGAAATTACAGCAGAAGATAAAATAAACAAGCTTATTGAAGAAAGTGGTATTAACACTATTGCTGCTCACTTCGAAGGTGAAGAATTCACTGAAGATGATCTTGAAGATATTGAGAACTTCATTAATTTTGTTTTAGCTAAAAAAAAGAAGAAAAAATAA
- a CDS encoding phage scaffolding protein, translating into MEWLRKLLESAKIVDGRLDIEALMKDINTEFPKNAVPKETFNDINGQLKTANTTIADLKKNNVDNETLQKTIKDHESTIKTQKAEYEAKVRNLTLDSAIEKALSQAKAKHSDLLASKIDREKLSINKDGEITGLDDQLKGLKDNYKDLFEEKISGIPPVNPEGGSGGNNTYEALMANADNMTAEEVAAQFMAIQNNK; encoded by the coding sequence ATGGAATGGTTAAGAAAATTATTAGAAAGTGCAAAAATAGTTGATGGTAGGCTGGATATTGAAGCATTAATGAAAGATATTAATACAGAGTTTCCTAAAAATGCGGTGCCAAAGGAAACATTCAATGATATTAATGGACAGCTTAAAACAGCTAATACAACTATAGCAGACTTAAAGAAAAATAATGTTGATAATGAAACATTGCAGAAAACAATCAAAGATCATGAATCAACTATTAAGACACAAAAGGCTGAGTATGAAGCTAAGGTTAGAAATTTAACTCTAGATAGTGCTATTGAAAAAGCATTATCTCAAGCTAAAGCAAAACATAGTGATTTACTGGCTAGTAAAATTGATAGGGAAAAACTATCAATAAATAAAGATGGTGAAATTACAGGTCTTGATGATCAGTTAAAAGGATTAAAGGATAATTATAAAGATTTATTCGAAGAAAAGATAAGTGGAATTCCACCAGTAAATCCAGAAGGTGGTTCAGGAGGAAATAACACATATGAAGCATTAATGGCCAATGCTGATAATATGACCGCTGAAGAAGTAGCAGCTCAATTTATGGCTATACAAAATAATAAATAG
- a CDS encoding tyrosine-type recombinase/integrase, whose protein sequence is MARKKVPASPIPEKDYIRFKARLEELSVEFPERNLMIFYIGVATGYRTQDIVDLTISQLKEALEDEEFYIQEKKQYREYLTHLKNNPNSNKKIPDKRKAPIKPKLKRLLKDYVKGKRKSEYAFPSRNGKGNKHITQKSYSDILKMVGEDLELKHISGHSMRKTYAHRLWERTKDIEYVRIALGHKNIETTKRYLSLDDEVKEDAAEIADDRL, encoded by the coding sequence GTGGCTAGAAAAAAGGTACCAGCATCACCTATACCAGAAAAAGATTATATAAGATTTAAAGCAAGATTAGAAGAATTGAGCGTTGAATTCCCAGAGCGTAACTTAATGATATTTTATATTGGAGTAGCAACAGGATATAGAACTCAAGATATTGTAGATTTAACAATATCACAGCTTAAAGAAGCCTTAGAGGATGAAGAATTTTATATACAAGAAAAAAAGCAATATAGAGAATATCTTACTCATCTTAAAAATAATCCTAATTCAAATAAAAAGATACCTGATAAAAGGAAAGCTCCTATAAAACCTAAATTAAAAAGGTTGCTTAAGGATTATGTAAAAGGAAAAAGAAAATCTGAGTATGCATTTCCATCTAGAAATGGAAAAGGAAATAAACATATAACTCAAAAATCATATTCTGATATTTTAAAAATGGTTGGAGAAGATTTAGAATTAAAACATATATCAGGACATAGTATGAGAAAAACATATGCACATAGACTATGGGAGCGAACAAAGGATATTGAATATGTAAGAATTGCTTTAGGCCATAAGAATATAGAAACAACAAAAAGATATTTAAGTTTAGATGATGAAGTTAAAGAAGATGCAGCAGAGATAGCTGACGATAGACTTTAA
- a CDS encoding helix-turn-helix domain-containing protein: protein MAKKVTKAAENVYCKARLAAAKFNSSFASRESASEVLGVSKDSLTQYELDLCKVVPVDKVVIMADVYNAPELLNNYCCNECPIGRKIMQPIEQENIDNLYRFAVLTSNDLAKSKEIQTTLLKIVEDGIIDESEYADLDRIVGFFTRLEKRAAELRVLAEKYMK, encoded by the coding sequence ATGGCTAAAAAAGTTACTAAGGCAGCAGAAAATGTTTATTGTAAAGCAAGACTTGCAGCAGCTAAGTTTAATTCAAGTTTTGCAAGTAGAGAAAGTGCAAGTGAAGTATTAGGTGTTAGTAAAGACTCATTAACACAATATGAACTTGATCTTTGTAAGGTTGTTCCAGTGGACAAGGTAGTTATTATGGCGGATGTATATAATGCTCCAGAGCTTTTAAATAATTATTGCTGTAATGAATGTCCTATAGGAAGAAAAATAATGCAACCTATAGAGCAAGAAAATATTGATAACCTTTATAGATTTGCAGTTTTAACATCTAATGATCTTGCAAAAAGTAAGGAGATTCAAACAACTTTATTAAAAATAGTTGAGGATGGAATTATAGATGAAAGTGAATATGCTGATTTAGATAGGATAGTAGGATTCTTTACTAGATTAGAAAAAAGAGCTGCAGAACTTAGAGTATTAGCAGAAAAATATATGAAATAA
- a CDS encoding DUF4236 domain-containing protein: MGFRFKKSKNFGPFRVNVSKSGIGWSVGTKGARFTKRADGKKQTTLSIPGTGLSYVDVSGDKKNSSTNSKTEKINFSNNNNDNKPKIPFHKRSWFIWLMLILLPPVGIVLLWTSKKYNKKPRVALSIIFALYAMILFIPHSNTATQNNLVAQETKNEQEKIEKERAEKERIDKEESEKKKAAQEKAEKEKIAAEEAEKKKVAEEKTAAEEAEKQRIAQEKAASEEAEKQRTYAEQSGAAQTQTSTAIPQANQGVGQTVYIASSGKGKKYHSNPNCSKMNGATPLSKDEALNLGYTPCQKCH; the protein is encoded by the coding sequence ATGGGATTTAGATTTAAGAAATCCAAAAACTTTGGCCCTTTTAGGGTTAATGTATCAAAATCAGGTATAGGATGGAGTGTAGGTACCAAAGGTGCTCGATTTACTAAGAGAGCTGATGGAAAAAAACAAACTACTTTAAGTATTCCTGGAACTGGTTTAAGTTATGTCGATGTTAGTGGAGATAAGAAAAATTCCTCAACTAATTCAAAGACTGAAAAAATTAATTTTTCTAATAATAACAATGATAATAAACCTAAGATTCCTTTTCATAAGAGATCATGGTTTATTTGGTTAATGTTAATACTTCTTCCACCAGTAGGTATAGTTTTATTATGGACTTCAAAAAAATATAATAAAAAACCTAGAGTTGCTCTTTCTATAATATTTGCTCTTTATGCAATGATTTTATTTATACCACATTCTAACACTGCTACTCAAAATAATTTAGTAGCTCAAGAAACAAAAAATGAACAAGAAAAAATCGAAAAAGAAAGAGCTGAAAAAGAAAGAATAGATAAAGAAGAGTCTGAAAAGAAAAAGGCAGCTCAAGAAAAAGCAGAAAAAGAAAAAATTGCTGCTGAAGAGGCCGAAAAGAAAAAAGTTGCTGAGGAAAAGACTGCCGCTGAAGAGGCCGAAAAACAAAGAATCGCTCAAGAAAAGGCTGCTTCTGAAGAGGCTGAAAAGCAAAGAACTTATGCAGAACAATCTGGAGCTGCTCAAACACAAACATCAACAGCAATCCCACAAGCTAATCAAGGCGTAGGACAAACTGTATACATAGCTTCATCAGGTAAAGGAAAGAAGTATCATTCAAATCCTAACTGTAGCAAAATGAATGGTGCAACACCACTGTCTAAAGATGAGGCATTAAATCTAGGATATACACCATGTCAAAAGTGTCATTAA
- a CDS encoding phage portal protein, producing the protein MGIKEIWNKFKKGVKAGVMAIQENNLTDNKVVSMINDFKVDNKRQWMLIGEKYYKVENDIFKRKITKKIKGTEVEETYKANNKLAHSKYKNMVDEKIAYLLSKDYSLKCDDKSYVEKVKNVLGRHFQYQLSGLGYEASNKGIAWLQAYIDEDGNFKTMIIPSEQCIPIWKDNSHAEIESMIRVYETVVWEYDKKKTITNVEVWSKDGVNYYKLDNRLLVPDYNRNNDNNGPVAHYKKGEEWYAWGRVPFIPFKNNRIELPDIKFVKSLVDNYDLSRSEAANYVEEVKNLIFILKGYGGEEISEFMRRLNEDRAIPIDDPTEGGVDTITPTMDITALREHYEQLKRDLIEDGQSVNKDLDKFGSSPSGVALKFMYAGLDLKCNALETEFKMGFENLLYFINMYLSENNLGTHKNIDLDIIFNRDMEINESEVIENCQKSKGVVSDDTIIANHPWIKDVEKEKKALKEEKQENLPFQDKIPLGGEVDEK; encoded by the coding sequence ATGGGGATCAAAGAAATATGGAATAAATTTAAGAAGGGAGTGAAAGCTGGAGTTATGGCAATACAGGAAAATAATTTAACTGATAATAAAGTAGTTTCTATGATAAATGATTTTAAAGTTGATAATAAAAGACAATGGATGTTAATAGGAGAGAAATATTATAAAGTTGAAAATGACATCTTTAAAAGAAAAATAACTAAAAAAATTAAAGGAACAGAAGTTGAAGAAACTTATAAAGCAAATAATAAATTAGCACATTCAAAATATAAGAATATGGTTGATGAAAAGATTGCGTATTTATTATCAAAAGATTATAGCCTTAAATGTGATGATAAAAGTTATGTTGAAAAAGTAAAGAATGTTTTAGGAAGACACTTTCAGTATCAATTAAGTGGACTAGGCTATGAAGCTAGTAATAAAGGTATAGCATGGCTTCAAGCTTATATAGATGAAGATGGAAACTTTAAAACTATGATAATTCCTTCTGAACAATGTATTCCTATATGGAAAGATAATAGTCATGCGGAAATAGAAAGTATGATAAGAGTATATGAAACTGTTGTATGGGAATATGATAAGAAAAAGACTATAACTAATGTTGAAGTATGGAGTAAGGATGGCGTAAATTATTATAAATTAGATAATAGATTATTAGTACCAGATTACAATAGGAACAATGATAATAATGGGCCTGTAGCACACTATAAGAAAGGTGAAGAATGGTATGCTTGGGGTAGAGTCCCGTTTATACCATTTAAGAATAATAGAATAGAACTTCCAGATATTAAGTTTGTAAAAAGCTTAGTAGATAATTATGATTTATCAAGAAGTGAGGCTGCTAATTATGTTGAAGAAGTTAAGAATCTAATTTTCATATTAAAAGGTTATGGTGGAGAAGAAATATCAGAATTCATGAGGCGTTTAAATGAAGATAGAGCTATCCCTATAGATGATCCAACAGAGGGGGGTGTTGATACAATAACACCAACTATGGATATAACAGCTTTAAGAGAACACTATGAGCAATTAAAAAGGGACTTAATAGAAGATGGACAAAGTGTAAATAAAGATTTAGATAAGTTTGGTAGTTCTCCAAGTGGTGTTGCTCTTAAATTTATGTATGCAGGACTTGATTTAAAGTGTAATGCACTAGAAACAGAATTCAAAATGGGATTTGAAAACTTATTATACTTTATAAATATGTATTTATCAGAAAATAATTTAGGAACACATAAAAATATTGATTTAGATATTATATTTAATAGAGATATGGAGATAAATGAGTCAGAAGTAATTGAGAATTGTCAAAAATCAAAAGGAGTTGTATCAGATGATACTATAATAGCTAATCATCCATGGATCAAAGATGTTGAAAAGGAAAAAAAGGCATTAAAAGAAGAGAAACAAGAGAATTTACCCTTTCAAGACAAGATACCATTAGGTGGTGAGGTAGATGAAAAGTAG
- the terS gene encoding phage terminase small subunit, with translation MARPPNENRKKAYELYKEYKANISSVKIAEILSEKVANINYWKRKDNWDSKLKGGAPKGNKNSIGNKGGAPKGNLNNLKHGTYCDSSKFLDKGFLAKYLPAATKVIIKGVVDENISAVDMLWDNIMLLYSSIIRSQKIMHVKNHADLTKELKKSKVKNKTRSTEKTNTSEGEEEYEYELQFAWDKQERFIKAQASAMNTLNKMINDYEVLIHKNWDLATEEQKLRIKKLKVEVDKISGNDNKGPIKIEFIKVGEINE, from the coding sequence ATGGCTAGACCACCTAATGAAAATAGAAAAAAGGCATATGAATTATATAAAGAGTATAAAGCTAATATTTCATCAGTTAAGATAGCAGAAATATTAAGTGAAAAAGTAGCCAATATTAATTATTGGAAAAGGAAAGATAATTGGGATTCAAAATTAAAAGGTGGAGCTCCTAAAGGAAATAAAAATTCAATCGGGAATAAAGGGGGAGCACCAAAAGGAAATTTAAATAATTTAAAACATGGTACGTATTGTGATAGTTCTAAGTTCTTAGATAAAGGTTTTTTAGCTAAGTACCTTCCAGCTGCAACTAAAGTAATAATTAAAGGTGTAGTTGATGAAAATATAAGTGCTGTAGATATGTTATGGGATAATATAATGTTACTTTACTCATCTATTATCAGATCACAAAAAATCATGCATGTTAAAAATCATGCTGATTTAACCAAGGAATTAAAAAAGAGTAAAGTTAAGAATAAAACTAGATCTACAGAAAAGACCAATACTAGTGAAGGCGAAGAAGAGTATGAATATGAATTACAATTTGCTTGGGATAAGCAAGAGAGATTTATTAAGGCACAAGCTTCAGCTATGAATACTCTAAATAAAATGATAAACGATTATGAAGTATTGATTCATAAGAACTGGGATTTAGCTACAGAGGAACAAAAACTTAGAATTAAAAAGTTAAAAGTAGAAGTAGATAAAATTAGTGGTAACGATAATAAAGGCCCTATTAAGATTGAATTTATAAAGGTTGGTGAGATAAATGAGTAG
- a CDS encoding helix-turn-helix domain-containing protein, which yields MNTLLKDLRIKSGKTQEEVARVLGYSSKSGYSMLENGKVELTISKVKILAELYGIEAKIFLEI from the coding sequence ATGAATACTTTGTTAAAGGATTTAAGAATAAAAAGTGGAAAAACCCAAGAGGAAGTAGCAAGAGTATTGGGATATAGCAGTAAAAGTGGATATTCTATGTTAGAAAATGGAAAGGTTGAACTAACTATTTCAAAAGTTAAGATATTAGCAGAACTTTATGGAATAGAGGCAAAAATTTTTTTAGAAATATAG
- a CDS encoding PBSX family phage terminase large subunit, with product MSRLTRAVRFSVNNHFYDFIDDWESKYYFLVGGYGSSKSYHVAIKLIKKLLQEKRKALVVREVYETIRESCFDLLQEVVLAMGFDEDEIIFTSSPMQVKFPNGSKIIFKGMDNPAKLKSLNGVSIIWLEECSEVKYEGFKELKGRLRHPTLSNHIILSTNPVSKGNWCYKEFFEDSKNKIYILKDTDLYNQRIIRDGKTYYHHSTVDDNFFVPKDYIETLDDLKNSDPDLYRIARKGMFGANGLLVFPQFEVKNHNKVMEEIKKIKNPLLKNGMDFGFITSYNAILRMAIDHDNKILYLYWEYYSKNKTDPEIAEDIKEFIETQELIKADNAEPKAIRYYKQKGFRIKACKKFKGSRAMYTKKVKRFNKIICSDICVNTIEELKELTFKVDKRSGEIIEDEFNIDPHTLSAIWYGLDDYEVSNLKGSGLRNFGSNK from the coding sequence ATGAGTAGATTAACAAGGGCAGTAAGATTTTCTGTTAATAATCATTTTTATGACTTTATTGATGATTGGGAAAGTAAATATTATTTTCTAGTTGGAGGATATGGAAGTTCAAAAAGTTATCATGTTGCTATTAAACTTATAAAGAAATTATTACAGGAAAAAAGAAAGGCGTTAGTAGTTAGAGAAGTCTATGAAACAATAAGAGAGTCTTGTTTTGATTTACTTCAAGAGGTAGTACTTGCTATGGGATTTGATGAAGATGAAATAATATTTACATCATCACCAATGCAAGTGAAATTTCCTAATGGAAGTAAAATAATATTTAAAGGTATGGATAATCCAGCTAAATTAAAATCTTTAAATGGTGTGTCTATAATATGGCTAGAGGAATGTTCAGAAGTTAAATATGAAGGATTTAAAGAGTTAAAGGGTAGATTAAGACATCCAACACTGAGTAATCATATTATATTATCTACTAATCCAGTAAGTAAGGGTAATTGGTGTTATAAAGAATTCTTTGAGGATAGTAAAAATAAGATATATATATTGAAAGATACTGATTTGTATAATCAAAGAATAATAAGAGATGGAAAAACATATTATCATCATTCTACAGTTGATGATAATTTTTTTGTGCCAAAAGATTATATAGAAACATTAGATGATTTAAAAAATAGTGATCCAGATTTGTATAGAATAGCTAGAAAGGGTATGTTTGGAGCAAATGGATTATTAGTATTTCCTCAATTTGAAGTTAAAAATCACAATAAAGTAATGGAGGAAATAAAGAAAATAAAAAATCCATTGCTTAAAAATGGGATGGACTTTGGATTTATAACTTCCTATAATGCAATACTTAGAATGGCAATAGACCATGATAATAAAATTTTATATTTATATTGGGAATATTATTCTAAGAATAAAACAGATCCTGAAATAGCAGAAGATATTAAGGAGTTTATTGAAACACAAGAATTAATTAAAGCAGATAATGCAGAGCCTAAAGCTATTAGGTACTATAAGCAAAAAGGGTTTAGGATTAAAGCTTGTAAAAAGTTCAAAGGTTCTAGGGCTATGTACACTAAAAAAGTTAAAAGATTTAATAAAATAATCTGCTCTGATATATGTGTAAACACAATTGAAGAATTAAAGGAGTTAACTTTTAAAGTAGATAAGAGGTCAGGAGAAATTATAGAAGATGAATTCAATATAGATCCGCATACTCTATCTGCTATTTGGTATGGATTAGATGATTATGAAGTTTCTAATTTAAAAGGTAGTGGATTAAGAAATTTTGGTAGCAATAAATAA